One segment of Macrotis lagotis isolate mMagLag1 chromosome 1, bilby.v1.9.chrom.fasta, whole genome shotgun sequence DNA contains the following:
- the LOC141489033 gene encoding olfactory receptor 51G2-like: protein MDPSVFSCNASSYDPPTFLLTGFPGLEASHHWVSIPINLICIISILGNSTILFLIRTDPSLHEPMFIFLSVLATSDLGLCASTFPTMVQLFWLGDRELPFDLCAAQMFFIHAFTYVESGVLLAMAFDRIVAIKDPLHYASILTHSTMAKIGAGILVRAVILNIPGPVLLKRLAFPHVSTLSHCYCLHCDLVGLACSDTKINSFYGLVSILFSLGIDSTLIVVSYVLILHTVLSIASPEERFKALNTCVSHLCIVLIFYMPKLGLSILHRVEKHTYPAVAVLMANLHFLVPPFMNPIIYCIKSKQIRQGLLRRFWQKRVETS from the coding sequence ATGGATCCTTCAGTCTTCTCCTGCAATGCCAGCAGCTATGATCCCCCAACCTTCTTGCTGACAGGCTTCCCAGGTCTGGAAGCTTCCCATCACTGGGTATCCATCCCTATCAACCTGATCTGCATAATTTCCATACTGGGCAACAGTACCATCCTCTTCCTTATCCGTACGGACCCCAGCCTTCATGAGCCCATGTTCATTTTTCTATCTGTGCTGGCGACCTCTGACCTAGGTCTCTGTGCCTCCACCTTCCCCACCATGGTGCAGCTCTTCTGGCTGGGTGACCGTGAACTTCCCTTTGATCTCTGTGCAGCCCAGATGTTCTTCATTCATGCCTTCACCTATGTGGAGTCAGGTGTGCTCCTGGCTATGGCCTTTGACCGCATTGTTGCCATCAAAGATCCATTGCACTATGCTTCTATCCTCACCCACTCAACTATGGCAAAGATAGGGGCTGGAATCCTCGTGAGAGCAGTTATTCTCAACATCCCAGGTCCTGTCCTCCTCAAGAGGTTGGCTTTCCCTCATGTCAGTACCCTCTCTCATTGCTATTGCCTACACTGTGACCTAGTGGGACTAGCCTGTTCTGACACCAAGATTAACAGTTTCTATGGCCTGGtctccattctcttctccttGGGCATTGATTCCACCCTCATTGTGGTTTCCTATGTGTTAATCCTCCACACAGTGCTGAGTATTGCATCTCCTGAAGAGAGATTCAAGGCCCTCAACACATGTGTCTCCCACCTTTGCATTGTGCTTATTTTCTACATGCCTAAATTGGGATTATCCATACTGCACCGTGTGGAGAAGCACACTTACCCTGCTGTAGCTGTGCTCATGGCTAACCTACATTTCTTGGTTCCACCCTTCATGAACCCCATTATCTATTGCATCAAGTCAAAGCAGATACGACAGGGACTTTTGAGACGATTCTGGCAGAAGAGAGTTGAGACCTCCTAA